The Pecten maximus unplaced genomic scaffold, xPecMax1.1, whole genome shotgun sequence nucleotide sequence ggaaatttgtttaatttgagtttatacacaacatatatatatatatattgctagCTACTGGTTATCCACTAACAGggtattttattatcaaattctCTATTATTCTGATCAAGTATATTAGAGAATAAATAGTGGCTTACTTGATGAATAGACAGTGGTTTGTTTACATCTTGCGCATATGCAAATTTAGTAGAGAAGTAGGTAACACGTGACCAGAATCAACCAATGAGAGCCAAGTAAATATAATAGAACAGTTAAAATTGGAATTGTGAAAGGGACAGCACGTGAATTTATACAAGCATTACATTTGTCGTCGAATCGTAATCTACATTGACGTTTCACTCTGACTTCGTGGAGGACTATTGTACAGACATACTGGCGAACTTTTGACGCcatatgtgatatttattcATGGTTTTAAGATCGTTTTATGATCGTCCAGCATCAGTTTCCTTTCTTTGGCAGCGAACTTTTGTTACGAATTGTGTTACGTCAGTCGACTGGGATGTTTTCGTAGTGGGACCCGCTAACAATCATTTGATCATGTATCGATTTGGATGTGATTCAAGGATATTGGTTACAGGACTGTATTGATGATTGTGTCGAGGGAACTGAATAGCAGCATAATTGATCGATAGACTTGTTACTCTACATCATCGAGTGCCATGGCGCCTAAGCGTCGCGTGTCTCGGCGAAGCGTTCCATACGACGTGTCTCGGCCAGAGAACTGGCTTGTGTCTAAACTCAAAGAAGAACTGAAGAAAATGGGCGTTACACCACCTACGCATTACAAGCATACACATCTGGTCAAACTTTTCAAGGAAACACAGGCCAGATCATACGAAACTAATGTTTCAAACAGTGACGTCATCTCGGCTAGCTCCACCAGGCAAGGTGCGCGATCCCAAGATGCATCAGTGATAAATAACAATGGCGGTCTAGTTAACATAGTTGAGGCATTAACGCAGACTGTAGCTTCTTTACAAGCAAACGTCGTACAGCTTACAGATAAGGTTACAGCGTTATCAACAACAAACTCCAGCGGGAACGAAACACGGGTTGGATCGGCATGCCATTCTCTTATAAATCCAGACGTGCATATTAGCAGGCCAGTGTCTGCCGCTGCCGGCAGTGAGGCTCAAGCCGAACAACAATCATTCACCATTCACACGGCGATGACGGCGTTTAGCGGGACATCGACCGGACAATCGCCGTCACTCTCGTCGCCTTACGTGAGGACAGCATATGGATATGCGGCAGAATCCCTGCCACTCATAGAGACAATATCTCCCAACATTAGGAAACAAATAATTGACGGTAAGGATGTTAATCTTACAACTTTGTTGATCCCTTACATTAATGGTCCATCCCCATCCTCATCAGATAAGCCCGACCCACGATATACAAGATCGTTAAACATCGGGGAATTCATCCAAGCCTTTGGGATTTACAAGAATATCTTGTGTTCCGTACACTCTTCTAGGAGGGTGGAGATGGACCTCTACGAGAGAGATATCATAGACATGGCTACGCGTTATAACGGTAAAGGATTCTATGAATACCACTGCCAGTTCTCCAAGAGGGCTGCAGCACATTTGAGATATCAAAATATCCTGGTAGACTGGTCCATCAGAAACAACACTCTGTTTTGCAATATTTTTGCCAATTTGAAGCCAATCAGCTGTCAACGCTGTAACAGTACAGCACATACTACGCACTTTTGCCCCAATATCTTGACTCCTGCCCCTAAGATCCAGCAGAACAACTACAAACTTGACTCGCAAACTGATGTTCATGGTCGGTACAGAGTATATTATTTGGGTAAAGAAATCTGCAACAACTTCAATGGCGAAAGAGGGTGTCAGAATGCGCGATGTCAACATCTTCACATATGTGTTACGTGTAAGAAAGAACATGCAAAACTCCAATGCCCTATGCACATTTCAAAAAACGGGCATGGCCCTCGTCAGCCACAGGGTCAGTGACAAGTTTGAGTTATAGGGATACGGACGACGAGGGTACAGCACATAGGATGGGTAATGTAAACACTCCAGTGAACATTAGACTATTAGAAAGAGAGCTAATCCACCATCCAGATCAAGAATTCAGGAATTACCTTATATCTGGTTTAAGAGAAGGTTTTGAGACTGGTATCAAAAAACTACCTGAAAACAGCATTATATGTCGTAATCTGTTGTCATCGAGAACACAACCAGAGGTTACATCTACACTGGTAAATAAAGAGTTGGATAAAGGTTTCCTCCTAGGGCCTTTCACAGACATACCGTATCAACAGTACCGCATCAACCCTATAGGAATAGCAGAAGGGAAGTACTCCAAGAAGAAACGTCTCATAGTAGACTTATCTGCCCCACACAATGACGACAAACATCCCAGCTTAAACGAATTGATTGATAAACAGGAGTTTTCATTACAGTATGTAACTATTGATAAAGCCATTCAAGTAATTAAAGATTCAGGTAAAGGTTGTTGGATGGGAAAAACTGACATCACTGATGCGTTTAAACTAATACCACTGCATCCTTCCTTGTGGCCATTTCATGGTATTAAGTGGGACAATCACTATTACTTTTATACTCGGTTGGTGTTTGGGAGCAGGTCAAGTCCAAAAATTTTTGACCATCTGTCGCGTGCTATCTGTTGGATAGCAGAGAATAATTACAACATCAAGAATGTGCTTCATCTACTAGATGATTTTTTAATTGTGACCAAACCTGAAGAACAGGCAGACATCATCATGAAACAATTCTTGGAGATTTTTCACACACTTGACATCCCTTTAGCTGCTCATAAGACAGTAGGCCCTACTACAGGATTAGAGTATTTAGGGATTTATCTTGATTCTGACAAAATGGAGGCACGATTACCAGTAGAGAAACGTGATCGTATCATGGATATGTTGAAGTCTTTTCAAAGGAGGAAGTCCTGTACGAAACGTGAACTGTTGAGTTTACTTGGTCATTTCAATTTTGCAGCCAGAATCATTCTTCCGGGTCGCTCTTTCGTGTCGTATCTAATCGCATTGTCAACAACTGTAAATGAACTACATCACCATGTTAAGATTAGTACGGAATGTAGAACAGACCTCAACATgtggtatacatttttacaaGGTTGGAATTGTGTGTCATTCTTCATTGATGATGATATTGTCGCAGCAGCAGATATCCAACTGTTTACGGACTCCACTCAACGTTCCTTTGGCGGGTACTACAACAACAAGTGGTTTCAGGGAAATTTTCCAGACTTGGGTAGTGAGGAAGTCTCGATGGCATTTTACGAACTATATCCCATAGTTATGGCATGTGTGTTATGGGGACA carries:
- the LOC117320169 gene encoding uncharacterized protein LOC117320169, encoding MAPKRRVSRRSVPYDVSRPENWLVSKLKEELKKMGVTPPTHYKHTHLVKLFKETQARSYETNVSNSDVISASSTRQGARSQDASVINNNGGLVNIVEALTQTVASLQANVVQLTDKVTALSTTNSSGNETRVGSACHSLINPDVHISRPVSAAAGSEAQAEQQSFTIHTAMTAFSGTSTGQSPSLSSPYVRTAYGYAAESLPLIETISPNIRKQIIDGKDVNLTTLLIPYINGPSPSSSDKPDPRYTRSLNIGEFIQAFGIYKNILCSVHSSRRVEMDLYERDIIDMATRYNGKGFYEYHCQFSKRAAAHLRYQNILVDWSIRNNTLFCNIFANLKPISCQRCNSTAHTTHFCPNILTPAPKIQQNNYKLDSQTDVHGRYRVYYLGKEICNNFNGERGCQNARCQHLHICVTCKKEHAKLQCPMHISKNGHGPRQPQGQEGFETGIKKLPENSIICRNLLSSRTQPEVTSTLVNKELDKGFLLGPFTDIPYQQYRINPIGIAEGKYSKKKRLIVDLSAPHNDDKHPSLNELIDKQEFSLQYVTIDKAIQVIKDSGKGCWMGKTDITDAFKLIPLHPSLWPFHGIKWDNHYYFYTRLVFGSRSSPKIFDHLSRAICWIAENNYNIKNVLHLLDDFLIVTKPEEQADIIMKQFLEIFHTLDIPLAAHKTVGPTTGLEYLGIYLDSDKMEARLPVEKRDRIMDMLKSFQRRKSCTKRELLSLLGHFNFAARIILPGRSFVSYLIALSTTVNELHHHVKISTECRTDLNMWYTFLQGWNCVSFFIDDDIVAAADIQLFTDSTQRSFGGYYNNKWFQGNFPDLGSEEVSMAFYELYPIVMACVLWGHSWSRKRILFNCDNAATVDIIRKGRNKLYSRLFISLADAEISEPSTERRSKSNCMPSHERFDAGLRHEVEVLWEASLNKNTRTAYSSGLRCFLSFATMCGVIFSRGLPSISEEVLVYFVTHCHQMLKLSAATIQVYLAGIKYFYIKAGLGDPIGDSTQLAYIMRGIKKQSKPTAPKRLPITFEILKSICSLLNGDVFSPYMDLQLVCMCQMAFFGFLRCGEITVRNKTNDQGCVYMKDIFIAQDKSFYTFTLRKSKCDVFHQGVVITIHENNAVSPVKTMDRLYSLRLKAGATPDTPLFCDRYRSDALSRDKFLEYLKQILDRLGLGDKPYSGHSFRIGAATTAAAAGVEDHVIQTLGRWSSDCYTRYIRTSQHVLCQAQNSMCNI